The segment GTCATACATCACATTCATTTCAATGTTGCTAGGCAAGTTACTCTTTAGCTGAGGTAAAAGGTCGAGTACATCGGCAGCAATGTTAATTGGGTTCGCGCTTGGTGCTGCGTTAATTGCAGCAACAACCGCTTCGCGTCCATTAGCACTTGCACGATAAACATCATGACTTTTTTCCAAAGAGACTTTAGCCACATCGCTCAAACGGATGACAGAACCTTCGCCCGTTTTAACAACCAGGTTTTTAAGTTCATCGACATTCGATACTTGTGTATCTGCACTACCGTTATAAAGGACGAACTCACCCGTTGCTTGACCGGTTGCCGATTGGTAGTTATTGGCATTCAATACACCCATAACATCGCTAGCGGTTAGGTTAAGTGCCGCCATTTTTGCTGGATCAAGCCAAACGCGTAGCGCGTACTTCATACCGCCATATAAGTCGACTTTGGATACGCCGTTTACGGTAAATAGCTGCGGGTTGATTACACGTTCCAGATAGTCAGTGATCTGACTGGACGCCAATTCGTCACTGGTGAAACCGATATACAGAACAGCAGTCGTTGAACCTGTCGACATGGTGACTGACGGGTCTTCTGCTTCTTTCGGTAGCTGCGAACGCACAGAGTTTGTTTTCGCTAAGATATCCGATAGAGCAGCATTCGGGTCAGTATTAAGTTTCATCATTACCGTAATGGTGGATTTACCTAGTACGGATGACGATGTCATATAGTCAATGTTGTCGGCCTGAGCGATGGCTTGCTCCAAAGGCTGGGTAATAAAGCCTTGGATTAAGTCCGCACTTGCCCCGTAGTAACTAGTTGAAACCGTTACTACTGTATTCGTCATTTCCGGATATTCACTGACCTGCATTTTGAACATTGCTTGCAGACCAAGCAGTGCAATCAAAAAGCTGATGGATATCGCGAGAACTGGACGTTTTATAAAAACATCAGTAAAGCGCATGAGTCCTCCAATTACAGCATCGGTGTTTGAGCTGGTGGAGTAGTCGCACTGCTTTCTACTACACGAACTTTTGAGTTGTTGCTTAGACGAACTTGACCTGACGTGATCACCACATCACCAATCTCTAAGCCATCAAGGACATGAGCATCTGCACCTTTACGCTCGCCAACTTTTACCACACGTTGCTCTACGCGATCAGCACCATCGACCTTTTTCATCACATAGACACTATCGCCATAGAGAGTAAAGGTTATCGCTGTTTGAGGAACGATCACTTGGTCAACTAACTTAGGCAAAATAATGTTAGCGCGAGCAAACATACCGCTACGAAGAAGACCATCGTTGTTTGGGATATCCGCTTGAACTTGAATCAGGCCACTTTGCACGCTGACAGCAGGTTCAATAGCTGTAATTGAGCCAGTAAAAGATTTTTCCGGATATGAATCGACAAAAATATCGACCTCTTGTCCTAGAGAAATTCGGGAAATGTCGGTCTGTGAAACGGTAAAGCGTAAACGCATAATGCTGGTATCCTCAAGGCGCACAATGTCTGTGCCCGGTTGAAGATATTGGCCTAAGTAAACATTACGAATACCGACTACACCAGCAAACGGTGCTTTGATTTCACGACGTGCAATCGCTGCTTTGAGGCTTTCAATATCCGCAGACAGAGACAAGTAGCTTGCTTCTGCATCATCGTAAGACTCTTTTGAAATCGAGCCTTTGGTATACAAGCCTTTGTAGCGCTTATATTTTGCTTCAGCCGCAGGAAGGCGTGCCTGAGTACTTTTCAGGTTGGCGATTTCCACTTGTGAATCTAGCAATACCAATGGTTGATCTGTCGAGACTTGAGCGCCTGATTCAAACATTATCTTGTCGATCACACCGCTGGTCTCAGTGGTTAAGGTAACACCTTGGTTTGGTTCAATAAAACCGATAGCTTCAATCACTGGCGTCCAGTCATTAGCTGTTACTTCTGTGACGGTAACAGGAAACTCTGGTTCAGGACGGTTTGCCATGTACTCGGCGATTTTCTGTTGCTTGAATAAATTGAAACCAATCACGCTGCCAAAAAGTAGCACAGCAATCAGTAACATAAAAAAGGTCCACTTTTTCATTCGGCTCAGAGCTCCAAGTTCGTGTCGGATTAATATTCAGTTGCTTTTAAATCAATCCATTAAACACGTTTGCTAACGAGTAAACCCGAGAAGACGGTTCTGCTCGGGAAAGGTAAATTCATAATGTGGCGGTATTATGCGCAACGAAGTATTCGTTTTGCAATACACTTGTACAATAAAATGACAAATAGTTACACTTTTAACTTAGTTGGAATTGATCGCTTATGCAGACTATCATAAGCGGCCTTTATTTATCGACTCGAGAACACTATGAAGCTGAACCCTAGACAAGACGAAGCCGTAAAGTATGTATCTGGCCCATGCTTGGTTTTAGCAGGTGCGGGTTCAGGTAAAACACGTGTAATCACTAATAAAATAGCCTATTTAGTTCAGCAATGTGGTTATAAAGCGCGCAATATTGCAGCGGTGACCTTTACTAATAAAGCGGCGCGTGAAATGAAAGAGCGTGTCGGGCAGACTTTAGGACGCCAAGAATCCAGAGGTTTGATGGTTTCAACCTTCCATACCTTAGGTTTGAATATCATTCGTCGTGAGTTTAAGCACCTCGGTTTAAAAGCGGGTTTCTCTCTGTTTGACGACCAAGATCAGCTAGCGTTGCTAAAAGAGTTAACGGAAAAGCAGCTCGATGGTGACAAAGACTTGCTGCGCCAGTTGATGAGTACCATCTCCAATTGGAAAAATGACATGATCACGCCTGAGCATGCCAAAGCAAGTGCTCAAGGCGAACAGATGCAGCTGTTTGCTTTCTGTTTTGAAATGTATCAAACCCAGATGCGCGCTTATAACGCATTGGATTTTGATGATTTGATTCTCATGCCTGTGCTGCTATTGCGTGGCAATGAAGAAGTTCGCCAGCGCTGGCAAAATCGTATTCGCTATCTGCTGGTTGATGAATACCAAGATACCAACTCCAGTCAGTATGAACTGGTCAAACTGCTGGTGGGTGAACGCGCCCGTCTCACCGTCGTTGGCGACGATGATCAGTCCATCTATTCATGGCGTGGGGCGAAACCACAGAACTTGGTGTTGCTTGGTCAAGATTTTCCTAACTTAAAACTGATTAAGTTGGAGCAGAACTACCGCTCAACCAGCCGTATTCTTCGCGCAGCTAACATCCTGATTGCCAACAACCCGCACGTGTATGAAAAATCGCTGTTCTCTGAGATCCCTGATGGGGAAAAACTCAAAGTCATTTTAGCGAAAAATGATGAACATGAAGCTGAACGTGTAACCGCAGAAATCATTGCTCATAAGTTTCTTAATAGAACCGAATACAGAGATTATTCAATTCTGTATCGCGGGAACCATCAGTCACGATTGATAGAAAAGTATCTGACGCAAAACCGGGTTCCGTACAAAATATCCGGAGGCACATCGTTTTTCGCTCGTGCTGAAATCAAAGACATCATGGCTTATCTGCGAGTGTTGGTGAATCCAGATGATGACAATGCGTTCTTACGCATCGTCAATACACCTCGCAGAGAGATAGGCCCTGTCACACTGGAAAAGCTGGGCAGCTATGCCAATATGCGAGGAAAAAGCTTGTTTGAAGCGAGCTTTGAACTGGGTTTAGAACAGCATTTATCGGGAAGAGGTCTGGAGAACTTACAGCGTTTTACTCACTGGTTGGTCGCGATCGCTGATAATGCGGAACGTGGTAATACGGTTGAAGCAGTACGTTCACTGGTTCGCGATATCAACTACGAAGACTGGTTGTATGAAACCTCATCAAGCCCTAAAGCAGCAGAGATGCGTATGAAGAACGTCTCTGATCTTTACTCTTGGATAGTTGCTGACTTAGAAGGTGATAATCCAGATAAAGAAGAGAAAACACTCAAAGAGGTGGTTCAGCGATTGACCCTACGTGACATGATGGAACGCGGCGAAGACAGTGATGACAGTGATGCTGTTCAGCTAATGACTTTGCATGCGTCTAAAGGTCTTGAGTTTCCATACGTTTACTTGCTAGGTGCTGAGGAAGGTATTCTGCCCCATCAAACCAGCATTGATGAAGACAATGTAGAGGAAGAGCGTCGCTTAATGTACGTAGGTATTACACGTGCGCAGCGGGAACTGACTTTTATTATGTGTAAAGAGCGCCGCCAGTTCGGTGAACTGATAAAGCCGACACAAAGCCGCTTCTTAGATGAACTTCCGTTTGATGATGTGGAATGGGAAAGCCAGAAAAAACCGCAAACAGCAGAAGAGCGTATGGCGAAAGGGCAGGCGCACATTGCCAACTTGCGTGCGATGTTCAAAAAATAGCGTGCTCGATAGAGACTGAAATAAAAAGGGCTTGGTATAAACCAAGCCCTTTTTACATAGAAAGCGTTTGATATAGAAAGAGATTACAAACCTTCAATCATGTGCTCGATTGCTGCAACGATTTCATCGTCAGAACAGTCCATACATGTACCTTTAGGTGGCATCATGTTTAAACCGTTAATCGCATGGGTTTTCAATACATCGATGCCTTGAGCAATACGAGGTGCCCATTGGTCAGCGTTACCTTTAATTGGCGCACCGCTTACTCCAGAGGCGTGACAAGCGATACAGAAAGTACCGTAGACTTTCGCACCATCACGAGGGCCTGCAGGTTCTGCAGAAACAGGTTCACTACCAGCTAGGTAAACATCACCAACGGGTTTAATACGTTCAGCAATAGCATCATAATCAGCTTGGCTAGTTGCTAGGGCTGCAGTAGAAAAAGTTAGAGCAGCGAACAATACGCTAAAGAGTGATCGAGACATATCCTATAAACTCACTTTACATTCCGAAGGTAAGTGCTGCTTACCTATTTATATTTAGAGTAGGGGTGATTTTAAGCAACATAGTTTGTGTGTTAAGTTAACTTTGCTGTTAAATCAATGTAAACAGTGAGTGATTATATCCCGATAAGTTGTTGCAATAAACAACAAGTTGCGATCTTCAAGGTCTTAGTCACATCCTTATTGTGGTAATAGCTACAAGGATGTGACGAAAAAGCCATCAAACGGCAAAAAAAGTTGAAAAAATACTAGACGACATAGTGTGAACTACGTATTATTCCACTCCGCCGATAGGGCATGCGCCCGTAGCTCAGCTGGATAGAGCGTTGGCCTCCGGAGCCAAAGGTCGAAGGTTCGAATCCTTTCGGGCGCGCCATCCGGATGCTTACGGGATTGTAAGCGAATTGGCAAATACAGTGGTGGCCATAGCTCAGTTGGTAGAGTCCCGGATTGTGATTCCGGTTGTCGCGAGTTCAAGCCTCGTTGGCCACCCCATTATTCTGGTAACTTCGGTTCCCTTTCTTGATGAATTTCGAGATAAAACACTCGTCGGTGAATAGCGCAGCTTGGTAGCGCATCTGGTTTGGGACCAGAGGGTCGGGGGTTCGAATCCCTCTTCACCGACCACTAATTTTGGTGGCCATAGCTCAGTTGGTAGAGTCCCGGATTGTGATTCCGGTTGTCGCGAGTTCAAGCCTCGTTGGCCACCCCATTATTCTGGTAACTTCGGTTCCCTTTCTTGTGAAATTCAAGATAAAACATAAGTCGGTGAATAGCGCAGCTTGGTAGCGCATCTGGTTTGGGACCAGAGGGTCGGGGGTTCGAATCCCTCTTCACCGACCACTATAACGAAGCCTCAGTCGAAAGACTGGGGCTTTTTTACATCCAGATTTTGGGTTTTCGAACAGAGCGGGGTTCGCCTGATGTTCGGAATCTGGCTCTTCACCGGCTGTTATATAAAGTCTCGTCAGAAATGACGGGGCTTTTTGCATTCATGGTTTAGGTCTTCGAACAGAGTGGGGTTCGCCTGATGTTCAGGATCTGGCTTTTCACCGGCCACTATAATGAAGCCTCAGTCGAAAGACTGGGGCTTTTGTCGTCTTGAAGCGGAATGACGGTGAGATGGATGTTTTAATGATGTTTTTGTAATTTTATTTGCTAAACACTGGGATGGGTTTCAAATTCTAAAGGGCCATTCCTTGCGCTGGGTAAAAATCATCTAAAGTATAAGTGCGTGTATTTTGTACGAAAATGGGGGTTAGAATTTAAAAGTGACTAAATTTGCAATTTATGTGAATGAAATCGTCCGGAATAAACATCTGCACTTGTGATCTATGTTTCGATTTAATGACTGCTGTTTAATTTTAATTTGGTCATTAGTTTTTTCTTTCACTGTAATTTCTGATTTTGTTTCTATTTTGTTAACAAAATAACGTTGCTTAAATTTGATTTATTATTCACTGTGTTGATTTTAGATTGTATGGTTATTCTGTTGCTTTACAGTGTTTAAGGCTAAGTTGGTCAGTGTGATTTTACGTGCTAGATAAATGGTCAAACCATTGTTATGTGCAATTGTGGTGCATACAAATTCGATAATAGTGCTTTGAATTCGTTTTTTATCGACTTTTTATCCTATCTTTGTTGCTTTTCTGTGAAATATTTGCCAAATTGATGGGCTTGTAAATTGTCAGAATTTTGTACTGACAAGAATGGATTCACTTGTCTTCATATTACTCGTATTTTTCATCGGTGTATGAGGCGCAGACAGGGCAGAAAACTGCCGAGCAGTAGAGGTCTGGTGTAAATGTCACTTTTAGAAGTAAAAAACCTTCGTATTGAATATCCTTCGCGTCACGGTGTGCATGCGGCAGTAAAATCACTTTCGTTCAACATTGAGCGTGGTGAGATCGTCGGTGTGGTTGGCGAATCTGGTGCGGGTAAGTCTACCGTTGGTAATGCTGTTATTGATTTGCTTAGCCCTCCAGGCACGATTGCTGGTGGTGAAGTTTTCCTAGATGGTGAAAAAATTTCCGGTTTATCACCTGAGAAAATGCGCAAAGTGCGTGGTTCTAAAATTGGCTTTATTTTCCAAGACCCAATGACGTCTTTGAACCCGCTATTTACTGTTGAACATCAACTAACAGAAACTATTCATGCCAATATGAAGGTTTCCGATGAAGAAGCATATCGACGTGCGCTCTCTTTAATGAAACAAGTGGGTATTCCTCAGCCTGAAAACCGTCTTAAGCAATACCCTCACCAGTTTTCTGGTGGTATGCGTCAGCGTGTGGTTATTGCTATCGCTCTTGCTGGTGAGCCTGATCTGATTATTGCGGATGAACCAACAACGGCGCTGGATGTTTCTATTCAGGATCAAATCCTAAGTCTTATTCGTGATTTATGTATCAAGAACAACGTAGGTTGTATGTTGGTAACGCACGATATGGGTGTTGTGTCTAACGTTACTGACCGCGTCGCGGTTATGTATCGTGGTGATCTGGTTGAATTTGGGCCAACAGCGAAAGTGCTGGGTGACCCTGACCACAAATATACGCGCAGCCTGATTTCAGCTGTACCTCGCTCTGACAAGAAACTCGACCGTTTCCCGCTAGTGACTTATATCGAACAAGCGGAAGAGACAAAATCGATTGATATTAAAAACCACTGGTTAGGCAAGAGTCAGGACGACAGAGCGTACACAGGTCCGTTGCTTAAAGTAGAAAACGTTAACTTACGTTTTGTGACTAAAGATTCTTTATTCGAAAGCCGCCGTGAATACGTGCAAGCTTCAAACGATGTGAGTTTTGAAGTGTTTGAAGGCGAAACTTTTGGTCTGGTTGGCGAATCGGGTTCAGGTAAATCGACTATTGCGCGTGTTATCGCTGGTCTTTACCAGCCAAATGATGGTCGCGTGACATTTGAAGGTATTGATTTAACGGCTCTGAAATCTGAAAAAGAGCGTCGCCCAATGCGTCGTCAAATGCAGATGGTATTCCAGAACCCTTATACGTCGATGAACCCACGTATGAAGATTTTCGATATCGTTGCGGAGCCTATTCGTTTCCATAAGCTAACCAGCGGTGAAGCTGAAACGCGTCAAATCGTGAACGATTTATTAGAGCACGTAGGCCTTGGAAAAATGGCTGGCGTGAAATATCCGCACGAATTTTCAGGTGGTCAACGCCAACGTATTTCTATCGCTCGTGCGTTAGCAACGCGCCCGCGCTTATTGATTTGTGATGAACCAACATCCGCTCTGGATGTGTCTGTACAGGCTCAGATTTTGAACCTTCTCAAAGATCTTCAAGATGAACTGAACCTAACCATGCTGTTTATCAGTCACGATTTACCTGTGATTCGCCAGATGTGTGATCGCGTAGGTGTGATGAAAATGGGGACCTTACTGGAAGTTGCGCCAACGGAGCAGCTTTTCAACTCTCCTCAGCACGAGTACAGTAAACAACTGATTTCTTTGATGCCTGAATTCACAGGATTAAGAGAAGAAGTAGAAACGGCCTAAAGCCGTAACCATTACCAAACGTTCTTGTTTGGCATTTTAAGCAGAAGCAAATACAACAACTAGGGATTTGGATTCCCGCATAAGGAGTTATGCAATGAAAACCATGAAAAGCAAATTAGCATTAGCTTTAATGGCCGCTGGTTTAAGCTTTGCAGCTAGCGCAGCAGACATCAAAGTAGCGTACGACGCAGACCCAGTGTCTCTTGATCCACATGAGCAACTTTCAGGTGGTACGCTTCAGATGTCTCATATGGTATTTGATCCACTAGTTCGTTACACACAAGATTTGGATTTTGAAGCTCGCCTAGCGGAAAAATGGGAGCGTATTGACGACAAAACAGTACGTTTCCATCTACGCAAGGGTGTGAAGTTCCATTCTGGTAACGAACTAACGGCTGACGATGTAGTTTGGACATTCGACCGTCTACAAGCTTCTCCAGATTTCAAAGCGATTTTCGAACCGTTTGAAAAAATCGTTAAAGTAGATGATTACACATTTGACCTAGTGTCAAAAGGTGCATACCCGCTTGTTCTTCAAACCGCAACTTACATCTTCCCAATGGACAGCAAGTTCTACTCTGGTACTGGTGAAGACGGTAAAGACAAAGCTGAAATCGTGAAACACGGAAACTCTTTTGCTTCTACTCACGTATCAGGTACTGGTCCTTTCATCGTTACTTCTCGTGAACAAGGCGTAAAAGTTGAGTTTGAACGTTTTGACGGTTACTGGGACAAAGCGTCTAAAGGTAACGTAGACAAACTAACTCTAGTGCCAATCAAAGAAGATGCGACTCGTGTTGCTGCGCTGCTTTCTGGCGACGTAGATATGATTGCTCCTGTAGCGCCTAACGATCACAAACGTGTTGAAGAAGCGAAAGGCGTTGACCTAATCACTCTTCCTGGTACTCGTATCATCACGTTCCAAATGAACCAATCTAGCAACGAAGCGTTGAAAGATGTTCGTGTTCGTCAAGCTATCGTTCATGCGATTAACAACGAAGGTATCGTTGATAAGATCATGAAAGGCTTCGCAACAGCTGCTGGTCAACAAAGCCCTAAAGGCTACGCAGGTTACAACCCTGAGCTGGTTCCACGCTTTGACCTGAAAAAAGCAAAAGAGCTAATGAAAGAAGCCGGTTACGACAAAGGCTTCACGCTTACTATGATCGCTCCAAACAACCGTTATGTGAACGATGCAAAAGTAGCTCAAGCTGTTTCAGCAATGCTGTCTAAGATCGGTATCAAAGTTGATCTTAAGACTATGCCTAAAGCGCAATACTGGCCAGAGTTCGACCTATGTTCAGCGGATATGTTGATGATCGGTTGGCACGCAGATACAGAGGATTCAGCGAACTTCACTGAGTTTCTGACTATGACTCGTAACGAAGAGACAGGTAAAGGCCAATACAACTGTGGTCACTACTCTAACCCAGCAGTGGATAAGTTAGTAGAAGACGCTAACCTTGAAACAGATCCAGCTAAACGTGCAGCAATGCTACAGAAAATAGAAGCGACTCTGTACAACGATGCAGCGTTCGTTCCTCTACACTGGCAAAACCTTGCTTGGGGTGCGAAGTCTAACGTACACGCGAAAGAAATCGTGAACGCAATGGACTTCCCTTACTTCGGCGACCTAGTGGTTGACGAGAAGTAAGATTGAGCATTAACAAGTAACACCACGCCTTCGGTGTTTGACATCGAAGGCGTGTTTTAACACTTAGACAGTTTATTTTTTCAGTCGGATAAAGTGTCGTTTTTTAGGCTGAGTATTTTCGCACCTCGTGTGTGTTCCGAATTTTGCATGGAAAGTTAAGGGGCAAGGAATGTTTACGTTTCTGGTCAAGCGCCTGTTTCAGGCACTGATAGTGATGTTTGTGATCAGTTTAGTGGCGTTTGCCATCCAAGATAACTTGGGTGACCCGCTACGTGAGCTTGTCGGCCAATCTGTTTCAGAAGCTGAGCGCCAAGCGCTGCGCGATGAACTTGGTCTGAACGATCCCTTCATTACCAAATATTCTCGCTTTGTTACTGCTGCGGTGCAGGGTGACTTAGGCACATCTTATTTCTTTAAACGCCCAGCTATTGAAGTCATTCTTGATAAATTAGTGGCTACTCTAGAGCTCGTCTTTGGCGCGTCATTAATCATTATTGTTTGCTCTATTCCAATTGGTGTTTATACGGCAATAAAACCAAAAAGTCTGTTTACGAAAGTCGTGATGGCCGGTAGTAGCATCGGTATCTCTATTCCGGTGTTCTTAACAGCGATTATGCTGATGTATATCTTCTCAATTGAATTGGGCTGGCTACCATCTTATGGACGTGGTGAAACCTACAATCTGTTGGGCTGGGAATCAGGCTACTTTACGGTTGATGGTTTACTGCACCTGATTCTGCCTTGTATCTCACTGGCTTCCATCATGTTGCCACTGTTTATTCGCTTGGTTCGTTCTGAAATGCTCGAAGTTCTTAGCTCTGAATACATTAAGTTTGCCACGGCAAAAGGTTTACCGCTTAAGAAAATCTACTACCAACATGCGCTGAAAAACACAATGTTGCCAGTGCTCACGGTAGGTGGTGTTCAGATTGGTACTATGGTGGCGTATACCATTTTGACAGAGACAGTATTCCAGTGGCCGGGTACAGGCTTCCTATTCCTTGAAGCGATTAACCGTGTAGATACACCTTTGATTACTGCTTACGTTATTTTCGTTGGCCTAATCTTCGTTGTAACCAACACAGTGGTTGATTTGTTGTACGGATTGATTAACCCAACCGTAGACTTAACAGGAAAAGGAGCATAATCATGAGCGAATTTGCAGCAGCTCCTTCACGCTGGGAGCGTTTTAAACAGTCAGATTTTCTGTACTACTTCTTACGTGACAAAGTGGCAATGTTCAGCTTTGCCATCTGTATGATTTTCTTGGTGCTTTCAGTAGCTGCGCCGCTTATTGCACCGACAGACCCATACGACATGTCATCAATTGACATTATGGACGCCGAGCTTCCACCATCTTGGATGGATGGCGGTGATGAGCGTTTCCTACTGGGTACTGATGAGCAAGGGCGCGATATTTTATCGACCATGCTTTACGGCTCACGTCTTTCACTGACGATCGGTTTCCTAGCGGTAGCGCTACAGCTGTTCTTGGGCATTATCATTGGTCTATCTTCTGGTTACTTTGGTGGTCGTATTGATAGCTACTTAATGCGTTTTGCCGATGTTCAGTTGTCGTTCTCGACCATGATGGTGGCGATCATTGTATCGGCAATCTTCAAAGCGAGTTTCGGTAGCGAGTTCTATAGCGAATACGCAGTGTTAATGCTGGTGGTGATTATCGGTGTGGCTGAAT is part of the Vibrio diazotrophicus genome and harbors:
- a CDS encoding ABC transporter permease; this encodes MFTFLVKRLFQALIVMFVISLVAFAIQDNLGDPLRELVGQSVSEAERQALRDELGLNDPFITKYSRFVTAAVQGDLGTSYFFKRPAIEVILDKLVATLELVFGASLIIIVCSIPIGVYTAIKPKSLFTKVVMAGSSIGISIPVFLTAIMLMYIFSIELGWLPSYGRGETYNLLGWESGYFTVDGLLHLILPCISLASIMLPLFIRLVRSEMLEVLSSEYIKFATAKGLPLKKIYYQHALKNTMLPVLTVGGVQIGTMVAYTILTETVFQWPGTGFLFLEAINRVDTPLITAYVIFVGLIFVVTNTVVDLLYGLINPTVDLTGKGA
- a CDS encoding efflux RND transporter periplasmic adaptor subunit; protein product: MKKWTFFMLLIAVLLFGSVIGFNLFKQQKIAEYMANRPEPEFPVTVTEVTANDWTPVIEAIGFIEPNQGVTLTTETSGVIDKIMFESGAQVSTDQPLVLLDSQVEIANLKSTQARLPAAEAKYKRYKGLYTKGSISKESYDDAEASYLSLSADIESLKAAIARREIKAPFAGVVGIRNVYLGQYLQPGTDIVRLEDTSIMRLRFTVSQTDISRISLGQEVDIFVDSYPEKSFTGSITAIEPAVSVQSGLIQVQADIPNNDGLLRSGMFARANIILPKLVDQVIVPQTAITFTLYGDSVYVMKKVDGADRVEQRVVKVGERKGADAHVLDGLEIGDVVITSGQVRLSNNSKVRVVESSATTPPAQTPML
- a CDS encoding dipeptide ABC transporter ATP-binding protein encodes the protein MSLLEVKNLRIEYPSRHGVHAAVKSLSFNIERGEIVGVVGESGAGKSTVGNAVIDLLSPPGTIAGGEVFLDGEKISGLSPEKMRKVRGSKIGFIFQDPMTSLNPLFTVEHQLTETIHANMKVSDEEAYRRALSLMKQVGIPQPENRLKQYPHQFSGGMRQRVVIAIALAGEPDLIIADEPTTALDVSIQDQILSLIRDLCIKNNVGCMLVTHDMGVVSNVTDRVAVMYRGDLVEFGPTAKVLGDPDHKYTRSLISAVPRSDKKLDRFPLVTYIEQAEETKSIDIKNHWLGKSQDDRAYTGPLLKVENVNLRFVTKDSLFESRREYVQASNDVSFEVFEGETFGLVGESGSGKSTIARVIAGLYQPNDGRVTFEGIDLTALKSEKERRPMRRQMQMVFQNPYTSMNPRMKIFDIVAEPIRFHKLTSGEAETRQIVNDLLEHVGLGKMAGVKYPHEFSGGQRQRISIARALATRPRLLICDEPTSALDVSVQAQILNLLKDLQDELNLTMLFISHDLPVIRQMCDRVGVMKMGTLLEVAPTEQLFNSPQHEYSKQLISLMPEFTGLREEVETA
- a CDS encoding ABC transporter permease, with the protein product MSEFAAAPSRWERFKQSDFLYYFLRDKVAMFSFAICMIFLVLSVAAPLIAPTDPYDMSSIDIMDAELPPSWMDGGDERFLLGTDEQGRDILSTMLYGSRLSLTIGFLAVALQLFLGIIIGLSSGYFGGRIDSYLMRFADVQLSFSTMMVAIIVSAIFKASFGSEFYSEYAVLMLVVIIGVAEWPQYARTIRASVLAEKKKEYVEAARVMGFKAPRIMFRHILPNCLSPILVISTVQVANAIMSEAALSFLGLGLPVDQPSLGALISIGFNYIFSGSWWITAFPGVLLVTLVLVINLLGDWLRDVFNPKIYKG
- a CDS encoding c-type cytochrome; this translates as MSRSLFSVLFAALTFSTAALATSQADYDAIAERIKPVGDVYLAGSEPVSAEPAGPRDGAKVYGTFCIACHASGVSGAPIKGNADQWAPRIAQGIDVLKTHAINGLNMMPPKGTCMDCSDDEIVAAIEHMIEGL
- the rep gene encoding DNA helicase Rep, with amino-acid sequence MKLNPRQDEAVKYVSGPCLVLAGAGSGKTRVITNKIAYLVQQCGYKARNIAAVTFTNKAAREMKERVGQTLGRQESRGLMVSTFHTLGLNIIRREFKHLGLKAGFSLFDDQDQLALLKELTEKQLDGDKDLLRQLMSTISNWKNDMITPEHAKASAQGEQMQLFAFCFEMYQTQMRAYNALDFDDLILMPVLLLRGNEEVRQRWQNRIRYLLVDEYQDTNSSQYELVKLLVGERARLTVVGDDDQSIYSWRGAKPQNLVLLGQDFPNLKLIKLEQNYRSTSRILRAANILIANNPHVYEKSLFSEIPDGEKLKVILAKNDEHEAERVTAEIIAHKFLNRTEYRDYSILYRGNHQSRLIEKYLTQNRVPYKISGGTSFFARAEIKDIMAYLRVLVNPDDDNAFLRIVNTPRREIGPVTLEKLGSYANMRGKSLFEASFELGLEQHLSGRGLENLQRFTHWLVAIADNAERGNTVEAVRSLVRDINYEDWLYETSSSPKAAEMRMKNVSDLYSWIVADLEGDNPDKEEKTLKEVVQRLTLRDMMERGEDSDDSDAVQLMTLHASKGLEFPYVYLLGAEEGILPHQTSIDEDNVEEERRLMYVGITRAQRELTFIMCKERRQFGELIKPTQSRFLDELPFDDVEWESQKKPQTAEERMAKGQAHIANLRAMFKK
- a CDS encoding ABC transporter substrate-binding protein — protein: MKTMKSKLALALMAAGLSFAASAADIKVAYDADPVSLDPHEQLSGGTLQMSHMVFDPLVRYTQDLDFEARLAEKWERIDDKTVRFHLRKGVKFHSGNELTADDVVWTFDRLQASPDFKAIFEPFEKIVKVDDYTFDLVSKGAYPLVLQTATYIFPMDSKFYSGTGEDGKDKAEIVKHGNSFASTHVSGTGPFIVTSREQGVKVEFERFDGYWDKASKGNVDKLTLVPIKEDATRVAALLSGDVDMIAPVAPNDHKRVEEAKGVDLITLPGTRIITFQMNQSSNEALKDVRVRQAIVHAINNEGIVDKIMKGFATAAGQQSPKGYAGYNPELVPRFDLKKAKELMKEAGYDKGFTLTMIAPNNRYVNDAKVAQAVSAMLSKIGIKVDLKTMPKAQYWPEFDLCSADMLMIGWHADTEDSANFTEFLTMTRNEETGKGQYNCGHYSNPAVDKLVEDANLETDPAKRAAMLQKIEATLYNDAAFVPLHWQNLAWGAKSNVHAKEIVNAMDFPYFGDLVVDEK